The DNA region ACCCGCCACCATCGCCACAACCGGCTTCGGACAGGTACGGATCTGACGCTGGAAGTCCAGCACGTTCAGATGATGCACGCCGGAGTCATCCTGATAGCCGCCGTAGTCGCCGCGAACCTTCTGGTCGCCACCGGCACAGAAGGCTTTATCGCCTGCGCCAGTCAGAATAATCACGCCGACGTTATCGTCGTAACGGGCATCCGCCAGCGCCTGAATCATCTCTTTGACGGTCAGAGGACGGAATGCGTTGCGCACCTGTGGACGATTAATGGTGATTTTTGCGATACCGTCGGTTGATTTCTCATAGCGAATGTCGGTGTAGCCTTCGGAGCAATCTTGCCATTCTACCGGCGCATAAAGCATTGTTTCATCAGGATAGATCATAGTGTGTCCTTTAGTCAGAGACGCAGAATCTGAGCCAGACAGTCCACCACGCCCGCGGGATTTTCCCGATGCGCGTTGTGTCCGGCGTTACGAATCACATGGCGGGTCGCCGCTAACTCCGTCGCGAGGGCGCAGAATTTGCTGTCACGTTCACCACATAAATAATAAAACGGAAATGCGCGCGCGTTGAGCGCATCGCGTAAATCAGGCTGGACCGCCAGCGAAGTGGCCTCCAGCATTGCCGCCAGCGTTTCGCCGTTATTCTGGCTACGCAGTGCCACCAGCGCTTCTCGTTGCTGTGCGTTCAGCGAGGCAAACACCGGCTGCTGATACCAGTCAGTAAACACGTCAGCCAGCGCGTCATGGCGAAAACGTTCCGCCCAGTGATGGTCAGAACGTCGGCGCGCGTCGCGTTCAGCGTCGCTTTGCAGTCCCGGATGACCGCCTTCAACCACCAGGCCGCAAAGCCCCGGCATTCCCTGACAGGCCGCCATCATCGCCACTCTGCCGCCGAGCGAATATCCCACCAGCCAATAGTTTAGTATGTTGTAACTAAGAAGAGTATTACACAGCAAGGCAGTGACATCGGCAAATCCGCTGACGCGAATTTCCGCCGATCCGCCGTGACCGGGTAAGTCTACATACAGTCGGGAAAAGCCTGCAAGCTGCTCGCCAACCGTCTGCCACTCCTGGCCGTCACCCGAAAATCCGTGCAGAAAAACCAGCCAGGGCGAACCTGGTTGGGCGTCTTTTGCCTGCGCGTGCAGGATCATAGATGGCTTACCTGCGCCAGGAGCTGTTGCAACGTTTGTGTACCGTCAGTGTCGTTGACCACCAGTTCAATCACCGTGGTTGCAGGCGTACGCCATGCACCCGCCAGCGCCGCCTCCAGTTCATCCCAGCTTTCCGGGCGATGGTACTTGAGGTTGAACATCGCGGCAGCGTGTTCAAAATGGACATTCTGCGGCATCAGGTAGAAGCGTTCACGTTCGCTCTGCGGCGTGGGCAGCAGCGAGAAAATCTGCCCGCCGTTATTGTTCACCACAATCAGTACGAACGGCGCGGAAACCTGGCGTAGCAAGGCTAACGCATTGAGGTCGTACAACGCCGACAAATCACCCACGATCGCCAGCGTCGATTTCGCGCTGGCGCGCTGCACACCGGCGGCCGTCGATAACAGACCATCAATGCCGCTGGCCCCACGATTACTGTAAACCGGGTAACCGGCCGGGAGTTTTGACAGCGCATCAATCAGGCGCACCACCAGGCTGTTGCCGACAAAAAGCTGCCCTTGTTCAGGCAGATAGTCACGAATACGATGCGCCAGTTGCGCCTCGCCAAAGGTATCCCGACGCGCCACCACGGCCTGCCAGGCCTGCTCCGCCAGACGCGGGATGTCGACACACCACGGCTGACGTTTTTCCGCTGGATGCAGTTCCAGCCAGTCGCCGATTTTTGCGACCAGACGACGACCACGATGATGCGCCGGATCCAGCCGTCCTTCGATATTATCGACAATCCAGTACTCTTGCGGCTCACAGTTTGCCTGCCATTGCAGTAAGCGCTTTCCGGTCAGGCTGCTCCCCAGTTGCACCACAATCTGCGCCTGCTGGAGTTCCGTCACCGCCTTCGCATTACCGAGCCAGAGATCGGCGCAGGGAAGCGGCTGTCCGGTTTGCGACAGCACATCGCCAATCAGCGGCCAGCCTAACGTCTGTGCCCACTGCGCCACTTTTTTGCCCTCTTCCGCGCTCATTCGCCCGGCGATGACAACGCCGCGTTTTTGGCGCCAGAAGAACCAGTCGCGCTGCTTGTCGCTTTCCAGCCGACGCGCTTCGCGCAGCCAGGGCTTGTCATCCTGCCACCAGTCGCCGAGGCGCTGCTGCCAGGCCAGACCGGTCTCATCCATCTCGCCATACAGCGGTTCGGCAAACGGACAGTTGATGTGTATCGCGCCAGCATGCAGCGAGGCCAGCGCATTATCGATGGTCGACACCAGCCAGCGGGCCGGAATGTCCTGCGTCGGACGCGGGAGGGAAAGCGTTTGTGACGGATGCGACGCAAACATGCCCGCCTGGCGAATCGCCTGGTTCGCGCCACAGTCAATCAGTTCAGGGGGACGGTCAGCCGTCAGGAGAATCAGTTTTTCACCGGTCAGCCCCGCTTCAATCAGTGCCGGATAAAGGTTAGCAACCGCCGTACCAGAGGTCACGATCACGGCAACGGGCTGTTTGCTCACCTTTGCCAGTCCCAGCGCCAGATGGCCAAGACCACGCTCATCAAAATGGGTGTGGTGAATAAAGGCCGAATTTTCCGCCGCCGCCAGGGTGAGCGGCGTGGAACGAGAGCCAGGGGCAATACAAACATGCCTGACACCGTGGCGAGTTAATGCTTCCAGAATGACCGCCGCCCAGCGTCGGTTAAATGCGCTTACTGACATGAGATTGTCCGGTATCAATATTGCGACTCAGTATAAAGAACGGAAAAAAGGGATTATTGATATGAATCGGGAATATGTGACTCATTATCCATCCATCTGTAACAAAGATCGCAGGCCAGCGGCTTTATTGTCGATTTCCTGCCACTCCTGCTCAGGATCTGACCCGCGAACAATCCCCGCGCCAGCATACAGTCTAACCACGTTATTGCTAATTTTCGCCGATCGCAGCGAGACACAAAATTCGCTTTGCTGTAATGACAGATAGCCCGCCGACCCGGCGTACCATTCCCGCGCAAAAGGTTCATGCTGCTGAATAAACGCCCGCGCCCGTTCGCGGGGGATCCCGGCGACGGCCGCCGTCGGCTGCAACTGCAGTAAACACAGCGTGTCGTCCGCCTGATTCAGCGCCGTCCAGATGCAGCGTCGCAGATGCTGCACTTTTCGCAACCGCAGCACCTGCGGCGGCAAAACGTCCAGCGAATGGGTGTAGTCTTGCAGGCGCTGACAGATATCCTCGACCACCAGCATATTTTCGCGCTGGTTTTTGTCGTCTTTCATCAGCCATTCGCCCAGTTGCCAGGCCTTATAATCATCAGGATGATTCGCCACCGTCCCGGCGAGCGCCTCGGTGCGTAGCGCGGTATCACGCCGACGCCAGAGACGTTCCGGAGACGAGCCCAGGAACGCGCGCTCGGCGCAAAAGGCCATGTAAAAATGGTAGCAGTTCAGATTCAAACGGCGGCTTGAGGCCATGACGGCAGCGGCATTCACCGGGCGAGAAAATTGCAGATCGCTGGCTCGCGCCAGCACCACTTTATCCAGTTCGCCGTCGGCTATCGTCTGAGTGGCCTGCTCAATCAGGTTTATCCAGCCCGCTTTTTCAGGCCAGTGCTGTTCACCCGTTTTGCTCAGACGCAGCGTCGGCAACGCTTTTACGCTCGTCAGCGAGGCCAGGAAGGTCAGCGCCCGATCAGCATCCTCGCGCAGAGAAAAATCACTCCACAGATGCAGACGCAGTACCGCTACGCCCGCACAGCGGCGCCACTCAAGGCGCGGTAACACCAGGTTGCCCTGCTGAGGGTCGAACGCGTTCAGCCCCCAGATACGCAGGTCGGTTTGCTGCGGATGTTGACGAAGAAAGCGTTGCGCCTCATCGAGCGAGGAAAAAGGGGCAACGACGCCCAGCACGGCGGCCTCTTCATCGCCGTTGCGCTGCTGCCAGTAAAATTGCGGATAAATGGACTGACTTGCCAGCCAGCTTAACGCATCGAAGGCGTCATTAAGGGGAAAAGGGACATCGAGAACCCGAATGCCTGGTGCCGCCGGGATCGCCTGCGACAAAAGACGCGTCAGACCTTCCAGCGCAGTAGTGAGTGAATGCACGCGGACCTCTCCCTGTTAAAAACCTCACATTATACGGGGTACTGCGGAAAAAAAGCAGTACCCCAGTTTAGGGAGTCAATGCGATCACGGTTTCAGGTTAGCGTCGTGCCAGCAGTAAGCCGAGCACCAGTCCGACCGTTGCGCCAACGCCAATCCCCTGCCAGGGCTTTTCGTGCACATAGTCATCCGCGCGATAAACCGCCTGCCTGGCGCGATAATAGTAACTATCTGACGCCTGGCTTACGCGATTTTTGACCTCCTCCAGCGCCTGTTCCGCCCGCGCTTTCAGTTCAATGTATTTTTGATCGGCAGGATCCCCTGAGGAACGCAGCACCTCTTCCAGCGTTTCACTCAGCAACGTCAGGTCGTCATCAATACGCGAATCACCAAATTGATAAGACATTCTCGTTCTCCATGTTAGTAAAACCTGCCCCTAACTATAGACAACGACTGAGGATCACGCCCGAATCGCTTCGCGCGCCATCCCCACATGAAGGATGCCATCTTCATCGTACACGTCAGTGACCGGCGTAAAACCAAATCGCGCGTAGAACGCCTGCAAATGTGCCTGTGCGCCCAGATACAGCGCCTTCTCCGGCCAGTGTTGCTGGCAGGACGCCAGCGCCTGCGCCATCAGGTTTTGTCCCAGTTTTTCACCACGTAACGCTTCACTGACGATCACCCGTCCAATCACGACGGGTTCCAGATCTTCTCCACTTTTCAGAATCCTCGCATACGCCACCAGTTCACCGTCATGCCAGCCGAGGATATGGCGGTTTTCACCCACCAGGTCGTCGCCGTCCACATCAAGATAGGGGCAGTTCTGCTCGACAACAAACACGGCGCAGCGCAGTTTTAATAACGCATAGAGTTGAGGGACTGTTAATTCCGAATGATGCAGATCTTGCCAGGTAATCATCGTGCGCTCCTTTTTCCGTAAACGATTTATACTAGCCAGATTATTTTTCAAAAGTGTAATGAAATTATGGAATTTCTCTTTTTAGGTACTTCGGCAGGCGTTCCCACGCGTGCCCGTAACGTGACGGCCATGTTGCTGCATCATCAGCACCCAACGCAGCCCGCACTGTGGCTGTTTGACTGTGGTGAAGGCACACAGCATCAGATGTTGAGCACGGCACATCATCCCGGCAAGATTGAGCGGATTTTCATCAGCCATCTGCACGGCGATCATCTGTTCGGTTTACCGGGTCTATTGTGCAGTCGTTCGATGGCGGGCAATGCTCACCCGCTGACGCTTTACGGCCCGAAAGGGCTGCGCGAGTTTACGGAAACCGCGCTGCGCCTGAGCGGTTCCTGGACCGACTATCCGCTGGAAATCGTCGAAATCACCGCCGGGGAAATTCTCGATGACGGGCTGCGAAAAGTGACGGCTTACCCGCTTGAACATCCGCTGGAATGCTACGGCTACCGCGTTGAAGAGCATGACAAACCCGGCGCGCTGAATGCCAGAGCGCTAAAAGCCGCAGGGGTGAAAGTCGGCCCCTGGTTTCAGGATCTGAAAGCAGGCAAAACTGTCACCCTAGAAGACGGCAGTGTGATATGCGGGGTGGATTTTCTTGCTCCGGCGACGCCCGGCAAAGCGGTTGCGATTTTTGGCGACACCGCCCCCTGTGCATCCTCGCTTGCGCTGGCGAAAGGGGTTGATGTGATGATTCACGAAACCACGCTGGATACGTCTATGGAAGAAAAAGCCAACAGCCGTGGACACAGTTCCACCCGTCAGGCGGCGCTGCTGGCGCGCGAGGCCGCGGTCGGGAAGCTCATCATGACGCACGTCAGTTCACGCTATGACGCCGCGGGCTGCCAGCGACTGCTGGCAGAGTGTCAGGCAATCTTTCCAGCCACGGAACTTGCCGACGATTTCGCCGTTTTCACGGTTTAGTGCTCCATTTTTCACTCTCAGTGCCGATAACAGTAAAAACGCAGTATTCACACTGAGGACAGAATGGATAATTTCCAGAAAGATATCGATGACAGGGCGAATCTGACCCTGTCCAACCGCTTTGAATTGCTGCTGTTTCGTCTGGGAAACTCCCTGCACGAACAGAAGTCTGAGCTGTTTGGCATTAACGTGTTCAAATTGCGCGAAATTGTACCCATGCCAGCCTTTACCCGTCCGGCGGGGATGAAAGCCCCCCTGCTGGGAATGGTCAACATTCGCGACCAGGTCATTCCGGTCATTGATCTCCCCGCCGTTGCCGGTTGCAAGCCGGAGAATGGGCTCAACATTCTGTTGATCACCGAATACGCCCGCAGCGTGCAGGCCTTCGCCGTTGAGTCGGTAGAAAACATCATGCGGCTGGACTGGAAGCAGGTACACACTGCCGAGAAAGCGGTAAACGGCCGCTATATCACCAGTATCGCCTGTCTGGATGAAGACAAAGAGACCAACAACCTGGCGCTGGTGCTCGACGTGGAGCAAATTCTGTATGACATCGTGCCGTCGAATCATGACCTGCGCGCAACGGAACTGAAAACCAATAAGTTTAATATCACCCCCGGTGCCGTCGCCATTGTCGCGGAAGACTCCCGCGTGGCCCGCGCGATGCTGGAGAAAGGTCTGACGGCGATGGAGATTCCCCATCAGATGCACATCACCGGTAAAGATGCGTGGGACAAAATCCAGCAACTGGCGCAGGAAGCAGAAGCGGAAGGCAAAGCTGTCAGCGAGAAGATCGCGCTGGTGCTCACCGATCTTGAAATGCCTGAGATGGATGGCTTCACCCTGACCCGGAAAATCAAAACCGACGAGCGGCTGAAGAAGATCCCGGTGGTCATTCACTCCTCCCTCTCCGGCAGCGCCAACGAAGATCACATCCGCAAAGTCAAAGCCGATGGCTACGTGGCGAAGTTTGAGGTAAACGAACTGTCATCCGTTATTCAGGAAGTGATGGACCGTGCGGCGCAAAACGTCAGCGGCCCGCTGGTCAGCCGTCAGCGGATTGCCTGAAGATTACCGCCCATAAAAAAACCCGCCGAGGCGGGTTTTTTCGTTTCTGCTTTTCGCTTACATCAGCGGTGCGGCTAACTGCACAATGCTGATCAGCGGCTGCGGGTAGACCCCGAGGATCAGCACCAGCAGCGCGGAGATAAGCACCACAATACCACCCGCGCTGTATTGCCAGTTAGACGGCGCATCGCGGTTAAGCTGCTGCGGCGCGCTCAGGTACAGACTCACGGCAACGCGCAGGTAGTAGTACAAACCAATCGCGGAACCGACCACCACAGCGGCAACCAGCCACCACAGGTGCGCCTGCACACCGACTGCCAGCACGTAGAACTTACCGATAAAGCCCAGCGTCATCGGGATACCGGCCAGAGACAGCATCATCACCGTCATCACTGCCGCGAGGATCGGACGATGCCAGAACAGACCTCGGTAGGAGAACAGAGAATCGGCATCCGGGCCACGATACGGGCTGGACATCAGGCTGACTACGCCGAATGCGCCGAGGCTGCTGAACAGGTAACCGGCGAGGTAAACGCCGACCGCTTCCATTGACATCTCACCGCTCTGCAGAGCAATCAGTGCCACCAGCAGGTAGCCAAGGTGGGAGATAGACGAGTAACCGAGCAGACGCTTGATGTTGGTCTGACTCAGCGCCATCAGGTTACCGAAGATGATGGAGGCAAAGGCAATCACGCCCAGCACCACGCGAACCGCTTCACTGTTGCCAACCGGCGCGTACAGGAACAGGCGCATCACCACACCGAAGATAGCGATTTTGCTCGCCGTCGCCAGGAAGGTGGACACCGGAGCCGGTGCGCCCTGATAGACGTCTGGCGTCCAGAGGTGGAACGGAACCAGCGAGAGTTTAAAGCCCAGACCCACAATCATCATCCCAAAGCCCGCCAGCAGCAGCGGCTCGTTCAGCATACCGTCGCCGAGGCTCTTACCGAGCGCGACAAACGACAGGTTGCCAGACTGCGCGTACACCAGCGCCATACCGAACAGCAGGAATGAAGAGGCGGCAGCAGACAGGATGGTGTATTTGATACTGGCTTCAAGCGATCGTTTCTGGCGGAACGCATAACCCACCAGGCCAAACAGCGGCAGGGAGATAAGCTCGATACCGAGGAACAGCGCCGCCAGATGATTCGCGTTCGCCAGCAGAATACCGCCCAGTGCGGCAATCAGCACCAGCAGGTAGAACTCTTCCCGGTTGTCGTCATAACCTTCCAGCCATGGGTAGGCAAAGGTACAGGTCGCCAGACTTGCCAGCAGAACCAGTCCGGTGTAGAGCATCGCGAAACCGTCAACTCGCATCAGCGGGGTGACATCCATCGCGCCAGCCTGGCCAACAAACCAGAGCGAAACCAGCGCGGCGTTAAGCCCAATGACCGACAGCGTGGCATTGAGGAAGTGATTGCGTCGCCACGCAATGGAGAGCATCACAACCACCACCGTCAAGCCGACGATCAGCAGCGGTAGCAGCGCAATCAGGTGTTGTGGAGTTATTGTCATGGCGATTTACGGCCTTGTAGTAGTAACGGAATTAACAAACCACTGCTGGATGTTGCTCATCGCAGAATGCGAGGTATCCAGAATCGGCTGCGGATAGAAGCCAAGCAGTACCAGAAGCACGACCAGCAACAGGATGATAAACAGCTCACGCAGCGACATCCCTGGCAGTTCTTGTTTTGCAATCTGGCTCTTTGCTTTACCGAAGTAAGCGCGATGCAGCATCGCCAGCGAGTAAACAGAGGCAAACACCAGACCAAAGGTCGAAATCACGGTGATGACCGGAACCACCTGGTAGCTGCCGAACAGGATCATAAATTCGCCAACGAAGTTACCAGTACCCGGCATACCCAGCGTCGCCACCGCGAAGAACATGGACAGCGCAGGCAACCATTTCATTTTGCCCCACAAACCGCCCATCATACGCATGTCGCGGGTGTGCAGACGTTCGTACAACTGACCACACAGAATGAACAGACCCGCCGCGGACAGGCCGTGCGCGATCATCTGAATTACCGCACCCTGATACGCCAGTTGGCTGCCGGTGTAGATGGCAATCAGCACGAAGCCCATGTGCGAAACCGAGGTGTAAGCGATCAGACGTTTGATGTCGTACTGCGTGAACGCCATCCACGCACCGTAGAAGATACCGATGACGCCCAGCCACATTGCGATAGGCGCAAATTCCGCCGACGCGTTCGGGAACAGCGGCAGAGAGAAACGCAGCAGACCGTAGGCCGCGGTTTTCAGCAAAATACCAGCGAGGTCAACGGAACCTGCGGTCGGTGCCTGGGAGTGCGCATCCGGCAACCAGCCGTGCAGTGGAACCACCGGCATTTTCACCGCAAACGCGATGAAGAAGCCCAGCATCAGCAGATACTCGACGCCGTGCGACATCGGGGTTTTCAGCAGGTCTTCATAGTTGAAGGTCCACACGCCGGTCGCATTGTAGTGAACGAACACCAGCGCCAGGATGGCAATCAGCATCACCAGACCACTCGCCTGGGTGTAAATGAAGAACTTGGTTGCCGCCGTGATACGCGTTTTCCCGTCAGACGCCTTGTGACCCCAAAGCGCTATCAGGAAGTACATCGGCACCAGCATCATTTCCCAGAAGAAGAAGAACAGGAACATGTCGATGGCAAGGAACACGCCGATAACGCCGCCCAGGATCCACATCAGGTTCAGGTGGAAGAAGCCCTGGTATTTTTCGATTTCTCGCCAGGAGCACAGTACCGCCAGAACGCCGAGCAGACCGGTCAGCACCACCATCAGCAACGACAAGCCGTCGATGGCCAGATGAATCGAGATGCCAAAGCGCGGGATCCACGGCAGGACAAATTCAGACTGCCACTGCGGAATACCAGCAGATTGCGTCAGCGAATAGCCGCCCTGTAGCCACAGTTGCAGGCCAAGTGCGAGCGTCAGTCCCATGGTTACCAGCGCAATCCAGCGCGGCACCTTCACGCCAAAGCGTTCGGTCTGCCAGCACAGGAAGCCACCGATAAAGGGGATTAGTATCAACCAGGGTAATAACATGGTGATCTTTATTCCTTGTAAAAGTCCTCTAAAGGACCTGATTTTCAACGAATTTCGAAAATTCTTTTGGGTACTGTCGGATGGCGCTAACGCTTATCCGACCTACGTTTCGTAGGCCCGGTAAGCCCTGCGCCACCGGGCAAAACACCCCAATCCTCAAACTCAACGCAATACCATCAGCAGTGCCAGCACCACAACGGCGCCAATGCTCATTGAAGCGACATACCAGCGCAGATAACCGTTCTCGCTGAACAGCAGGCCTTTACCTGCGAAGCGGGAAAGAATTGCTGGCACGTTCATCAGCGCATTGAGCGGATCGCGTTTAAGCAGCCAGGCGACGCCAAGGAACGGCTTAACGAACACTTTGTCGTACAGCCAGTCGAAGCCCCAGGCGTTATACCACCAGGTCCCCAGCAGACGGCCAGGGGCGCTGTTGGCAATCGACGTCACAAGCGTACGTTTACCCAGCCACAGCCACGCGGCAATCATGATGCCCGCAATCGCCACCACGCCAGAGGTAATTTCCAGGGTCATCACGCGACCATGCTCAAGTTCAGTTGTCTGCGGCAGTACACCTTGCAGCGGCGGCACAATCAGCGCGCCAACGAAGGTGGACAGGATCATCAGGACAATCAACGGCAGGTGGTGAGTAATCCCCTTCCCTGCATGAGCGTGAATTTGTTCTTTACCGTGGAACACGATGAAAATCATACGGAAGGTATACAGAGAGGTCATGAACGCGCCGACCAGGCCCGCCACCATCAGGTTGATATGACCGTTCGCCATCGCACCCGCCAGGATCTCATCCTTACTGAAGAAGCCCGCCGTGATGAGCGGAAGCGCAGAGAGCGCCGCACCGCCAATCAGGAAGCAGGCATAAACCAGCGGAATGGATTTACGCAGGCCGCCCATCTTGAAGATGTTCTGTTCGTGATGGCAAGCCAGAATGACGGAACCGGACGCCAGGAACAGCAGCGCTTTAAAGAACGCGTGCGTCATCAGGTGGAAAATCGCCGCATCCCATGCCTGGACGCCGAGCGCCAGGAACATGTAGCCAATCTGGCTCATGGTGGAGTAAGCGAGCACACGTTTGATGTCGGTCTGCACCAGTGCCGCAAAACCTGCCATCACCAGCGTGACGGCACCGACGATACCGACCAGATGCAGAATTTCCGGAGTCATCAGGAACAGGCCGTGAGTACGGGCAATCAGGTAGACACCGGCGGTGACCATCGTTGCCGCGTGGATCAACGCGGAAACCGGCGTCGGGCCCGCCATCGCGTCAGCCAGCCATGTCTGCAACGGCAGCTGTGCCGATTTACCGACCGCGCCACCCAGCAGCATCAGCGTCGCCCACGTCAGCATGTTGTTGCCTGCCGCGAAGTGCGCCGGGGCCAGTTCCACCATTTCGCGGAAGTTCAGGGTGCCCAGTTCGTTGTACAGAATAAACAGCGCGAACGCGAGGAACACATCACCCACACGGGTCACGACAAACGCTTTCATGGCCGCTGCGCCATTCTTCGGATCGGTGTAGTAGAAACCGATCAGCAGATAGGAGCACAGGCCCACGCCTTCCCAGCCGAGGTACATCAACAGCAGGTTATCGGCCAGCACCAGAACAACCATGCTGGCGATAAACAGGTTGGTGTAGGCGAAGAAGCGGGAATAGCCCTCTTCACCGCGCATGTACCAGGACGCAAACATGTGGATCAGGAAGCCGACACCGGTGACCACCGACAGCATGGTCAGCGACAGGCCGTCCAGTACCAGGTTGAAACCAATGTTGAAATCTCCGACAGACATCCACGTCCACAGCGGGACGCTAAACGCCTGCTTGCCGTTTGCGAAGAAGTCGACACCGACAAAAGCGGTGACCAGCGCCGCCAGACCGATGGAGCCCACGCCCACGGTTGCGGAGAGATTTTCTGACCAGCGGCCACGAGAGAACGCCAGCAGGACAAAGCCAATCAATGGCAGAATGATGGTTAAGGCAAGCATGTTCATCCACGCATCTCACTTACTGAATCGATGTTCAGGTTCTGGCGACGGCGATGAAGTTGCAGCAACAGCGCAAGTCCAATACTCGCTTCGGCAGCCGCAAGGCTGATAGCGAGAATATACATCACCTGACCATCGGTCTGGCCCCAGTAGCTCCCGGCGACCACAAAGGCCAGCGCGGAAGCGTTGATCATGATTTCCAGACCAATCAGCATAAACAGCAGATTGCGGCGGATAACCAGACCGGTTAAGCCCAGAACGAACAAAATCGCAGCGAGGATAAGTCCATGTTGTAAGGGGATCATGCGTGCTCCTCCGTTTTTCTTTTCGCGCTGTCGTCTTTACGGTTGCTCAGCACGTCACCAGAGCGTTCTTCGCGACCGACGTGGAAAGCGACCACCAGCCCCGCCAGCAGCAGCATGGACGCCAGCTCAACCGCCAGGACGTAAGGCCCGAACAGCGTAATACCGACCGCTTTCGCGCTGATTGGCGTGCCGTCGATACCCTGATCGTTAACCCCCAGAATGGCGTAAACAATCACCACCAGCATGATGGCCGACAGAATCGCCGGACCAATCCACACCTGCGGCTTCAGCCACTGGCGCTCCTGTTCGATTTCAGAACCGCCCAGGTTGAGCATCATCACCACGAACACGAACAGCACCATAATGGCACCGGCATAAACGATAATTTCCAGCGCACCCGCGAAGTAAGCGCCCAGCGAGAAGAACACCCCGGAAATCGCCAGCAGCGAAATAATCAGGTACAGCAACGCGTGCACCGGATTGGTATGGGTGATCACCCGCAAGGTAGCGAGAATGGCGACCAGGCCACAGATATAAAAAGCGAACTCCATTGCCCCTCTCCTTACG from Citrobacter amalonaticus Y19 includes:
- the menH gene encoding 2-succinyl-6-hydroxy-2,4-cyclohexadiene-1-carboxylate synthase, translating into MILHAQAKDAQPGSPWLVFLHGFSGDGQEWQTVGEQLAGFSRLYVDLPGHGGSAEIRVSGFADVTALLCNTLLSYNILNYWLVGYSLGGRVAMMAACQGMPGLCGLVVEGGHPGLQSDAERDARRRSDHHWAERFRHDALADVFTDWYQQPVFASLNAQQREALVALRSQNNGETLAAMLEATSLAVQPDLRDALNARAFPFYYLCGERDSKFCALATELAATRHVIRNAGHNAHRENPAGVVDCLAQILRL
- the menD gene encoding 2-succinyl-5-enolpyruvyl-6-hydroxy-3-cyclohexene-1-carboxylic-acid synthase, producing the protein MSVSAFNRRWAAVILEALTRHGVRHVCIAPGSRSTPLTLAAAENSAFIHHTHFDERGLGHLALGLAKVSKQPVAVIVTSGTAVANLYPALIEAGLTGEKLILLTADRPPELIDCGANQAIRQAGMFASHPSQTLSLPRPTQDIPARWLVSTIDNALASLHAGAIHINCPFAEPLYGEMDETGLAWQQRLGDWWQDDKPWLREARRLESDKQRDWFFWRQKRGVVIAGRMSAEEGKKVAQWAQTLGWPLIGDVLSQTGQPLPCADLWLGNAKAVTELQQAQIVVQLGSSLTGKRLLQWQANCEPQEYWIVDNIEGRLDPAHHRGRRLVAKIGDWLELHPAEKRQPWCVDIPRLAEQAWQAVVARRDTFGEAQLAHRIRDYLPEQGQLFVGNSLVVRLIDALSKLPAGYPVYSNRGASGIDGLLSTAAGVQRASAKSTLAIVGDLSALYDLNALALLRQVSAPFVLIVVNNNGGQIFSLLPTPQSERERFYLMPQNVHFEHAAAMFNLKYHRPESWDELEAALAGAWRTPATTVIELVVNDTDGTQTLQQLLAQVSHL
- the menF gene encoding isochorismate synthase MenF, producing MHSLTTALEGLTRLLSQAIPAAPGIRVLDVPFPLNDAFDALSWLASQSIYPQFYWQQRNGDEEAAVLGVVAPFSSLDEAQRFLRQHPQQTDLRIWGLNAFDPQQGNLVLPRLEWRRCAGVAVLRLHLWSDFSLREDADRALTFLASLTSVKALPTLRLSKTGEQHWPEKAGWINLIEQATQTIADGELDKVVLARASDLQFSRPVNAAAVMASSRRLNLNCYHFYMAFCAERAFLGSSPERLWRRRDTALRTEALAGTVANHPDDYKAWQLGEWLMKDDKNQRENMLVVEDICQRLQDYTHSLDVLPPQVLRLRKVQHLRRCIWTALNQADDTLCLLQLQPTAAVAGIPRERARAFIQQHEPFAREWYAGSAGYLSLQQSEFCVSLRSAKISNNVVRLYAGAGIVRGSDPEQEWQEIDNKAAGLRSLLQMDG
- the elaB gene encoding stress response protein ElaB: MSYQFGDSRIDDDLTLLSETLEEVLRSSGDPADQKYIELKARAEQALEEVKNRVSQASDSYYYRARQAVYRADDYVHEKPWQGIGVGATVGLVLGLLLARR
- a CDS encoding GNAT family N-acetyltransferase — protein: MITWQDLHHSELTVPQLYALLKLRCAVFVVEQNCPYLDVDGDDLVGENRHILGWHDGELVAYARILKSGEDLEPVVIGRVIVSEALRGEKLGQNLMAQALASCQQHWPEKALYLGAQAHLQAFYARFGFTPVTDVYDEDGILHVGMAREAIRA
- the rbn gene encoding ribonuclease BN — protein: MEFLFLGTSAGVPTRARNVTAMLLHHQHPTQPALWLFDCGEGTQHQMLSTAHHPGKIERIFISHLHGDHLFGLPGLLCSRSMAGNAHPLTLYGPKGLREFTETALRLSGSWTDYPLEIVEITAGEILDDGLRKVTAYPLEHPLECYGYRVEEHDKPGALNARALKAAGVKVGPWFQDLKAGKTVTLEDGSVICGVDFLAPATPGKAVAIFGDTAPCASSLALAKGVDVMIHETTLDTSMEEKANSRGHSSTRQAALLAREAAVGKLIMTHVSSRYDAAGCQRLLAECQAIFPATELADDFAVFTV
- a CDS encoding chemotaxis protein — translated: MDNFQKDIDDRANLTLSNRFELLLFRLGNSLHEQKSELFGINVFKLREIVPMPAFTRPAGMKAPLLGMVNIRDQVIPVIDLPAVAGCKPENGLNILLITEYARSVQAFAVESVENIMRLDWKQVHTAEKAVNGRYITSIACLDEDKETNNLALVLDVEQILYDIVPSNHDLRATELKTNKFNITPGAVAIVAEDSRVARAMLEKGLTAMEIPHQMHITGKDAWDKIQQLAQEAEAEGKAVSEKIALVLTDLEMPEMDGFTLTRKIKTDERLKKIPVVIHSSLSGSANEDHIRKVKADGYVAKFEVNELSSVIQEVMDRAAQNVSGPLVSRQRIA